A portion of the Gadus macrocephalus chromosome 10, ASM3116895v1 genome contains these proteins:
- the aurkb gene encoding aurora kinase B: protein MSKNKENADPKGSQRQFTALSSSVGPQRVQVNPRPETSAVMGPVREPVYPPITTPLSIKNFDIGRPLGKGKFGNVYMAREKKTKAVIALKCLFKSQMEKEGVEHQLRREIEIQAHLKHPNILQFYNYFHDRTRVFLILEYAPRGELYKELQKCGRFDDQRTATYMEEISDALLYCHEKKVIHRDIKPENLLLGFRGELKIADFGWSVHAPSLRRRTMCGTLDYLPPEMVEGHSHDEKVDLWCIGVLCYECLVGNPPFETGSHSETYTRITKVDLKFPKVVSEGAKDLISKLLRHNPVNRLPLRDVLEHPYVKTNSRRVLPPVCNAVKR, encoded by the exons ATGTCGAAG AACAAGGAGAACGCCGATCCCAAAGGCTCCCAAAGACAA TTCACAGCCCTGAGTTCATCAGTTGGTCCACAGCGTGTTCAAGTCAATCCACGGCCAGAGACCTCTGCAGTCATGG GACCAGTAAGAGAGCCTGTCTACCCACCGATTACGACTCCCCTAAG TATCAAGAACTTTGACATCGGTCGACCGCTGGGCAAGGGCAAGTTTGGAAACGTCTATATGGCACGAGAGAAGAAGACGAAAGCAGTGATTGCACTGAAGTGTCTGTTCAAGTCccagatggagaaggagggcgTGGAGCACCAGCTGAGGAGAGAGATCGAGATCCAGGCCCACCTCAA GCATCCCAACATCCTTCAATTTTACAACTACTTCCACGATCGCACGCGAGTCTTCCTGATCCTGGAGTACGCCCCACGGGGCGAGCTGTACAAGGAGCTCCAGAAGTGCGGACGATTTGACGACCAGCGCACTGCCACG TACATGGAGGAGATATCCGATGCGCTGTTGTACTGCCATGAGAAAAAGGTGATTCATCGGGACATCAAGCCTGAGAATCTCCTTCTCGGCTTCCGTGGAGAGCTGAAGATCGCAGACTTCGGCTGGTCGGTTCACGCGCCATCCCTGAG GCGCCGGACGATGTGCGGTACCCTGGACTACCTGCCCCCAGAGATGGTGGAGGGCCACTCGCACGACGAGAAGGTGGACCTGTGGTGCATCGGCGTCCTCTGCTACGAGTGTTTGGTCGGCAACCCCCCCTTTGAGACCGGCAGCCACTCGGAGACGTACACCAGGATCACCAAG GTGGACCTGAAGTTCCCCAAGGTGGTGTCCGAGGGAGCCAAGGACCTGATCTCCAAGCTGCTCCGCCACAACCCAGTCAACCGTCTGCCCCTGCGCGATGTCCTGGAGCACCCGTACGTGAAGACCAACTCTCGCAGGGTCCTCCCCCCCGTGTGCAACGCCGTGAAACGCTAA
- the LOC132466109 gene encoding F-box/LRR-repeat protein 12-like codes for MEDFRVWNLDYFPENILIDILSYLGVRELVRAGRVCERWKRLVKDQRLWRLVDLTAWKGVTSRILWVLLRQYLGCGLRCLRLRGLLLSARGGVFLSKSWLRALTLKCPRLRKLYLLHTDLRGLPSCHLLPPTLQVLELRGCELPPSFFNLTPGSESPGHGGAPSNVGAQQPEPSAAGKRTGSSSGVSIERLVLNNVPSFTDQHLQSLTSWERLSRLELRDTFRVTANGLRSCAAKHSGSGLEGLSKLKFLEIGITGRQGYQLQMASLGLGSGWLGLEELSLGGKEVGPGLLCASRLKDLHSLCLWACTLSEMQVLRSCRMIRQLRKLEFLEVFFQPKQAPPRVDGEGSDQEEEERDSGEAAGANEEEDGHKRQDGNDPIPRLQRSLAALLPHCTLVFTNCSVQINSD; via the exons ATGGAAGATTTTCGAGTCTGGAATCTGGATTACTTCCCCGagaatattttaattgatattttatcgtatttagGTGTGCGAGAGCTGGTCAGAGCGGGAAG GGTGTGTGAAAGATGGAAACGTCTTGTGAAAGACCAGAGATTGTGGAGACTTGTTGATCTCACTGCCTGGAAAGGG GTGACATCCCGCATCCTCTGGGTTCTACTACGCCAGTACCTCGGCTGTGGGCTACGGTGCCTGCGGTTGCGTGGCTTGCTGCTTTCGGCAAGGGGAGGCGTCTTTTTATCCAAGTCCTGGCTCAGAGCTTTGACGCTCAAGTGCCCACGCCTGCGCAAACTCTACCTGCTGCACACAGACCTCAGAGGCTTGCCCAGCTGCCATCTCCTCCCACCAACGTTGCAGGTGCTGGAGCTGCGTGGCTGCGAGCTGCCCCCAAGCTTCTTCAACCTGACCCCTGGTAGTGAGTCACCGGGTCATGGCGGCGCACCCTCCAATGTCGGCGCCCAGCAACCAGAACCGAGCGCGGCAGGAAAACGAACGGGCTCCTCGTCGGGGGTCAGCATTGAGCGACTGGTCCTCAACAACGTGCCGTCCTTCACCGACCAGCACCTCCAGAGCCTGACCTCCTGGGAGAGGCTGAGTCGCCTGGAGTTGCGCGACACTTTCCGCGTGACGGCCAACGGTCTGCGGAGCTGTGCGGCCAAACACTCTGGATCGGGCCTGGAGGGGCTGTCCAAGCTCAAGTTTTTAGAGATAGGCATCACCGGGAGGCAGGGCTATCAGCTCCAAATGGCCTCACTGGGTCTGGGGTCTGGCTGGCtggggctggaggagctgagcctgggggggaaggaggtggGGCCGGGTCTGCTGTGCGCCAGCCGTCTCAAAGACCTCCACAGCCTGTGCTTGTGGGCGTGCACTCTCAGCGAGATGCAGGTCCTGAGGAGCTGCAGGATGATCCGTCAGCTGCGCAAGTTAGAGTTCCTGGAGGTTTTCTTCCAACCGAAGCAGGCCCCGCCGCGGGTGGACGGGGAGGGCagtgaccaggaggaggaggagagggacagtgGGGAGGCGGCAGGCGCgaacgaggaagaggacggcCATAAGAGACAAGACGGGAACGACCCCATTCCCCGATTGCAGCGGTCGTTAGCTGCCCTGTTGCCACACTGTACGCTAGTGTTCACCAACTGTTCTGTTCAAATAAATTCTGACTAG
- the cops6 gene encoding COP9 signalosome complex subunit 6 has protein sequence MRGSSDKMATSNGGGMEVDGAASPSVMASGLTGSVSVALHPLVILNISDHWIRIRSQEGRPMQVIGALIGKQEGRNIEVMNSFELLSHTVDERAHIDKEYYYTKEEQFKQVFKEMEFLGWYTTGGPPEQSDIHIHKQICEIIESPLFLKLNPLTKHTDLPVTVFESVIDIINGEATMLFAELTYTLATEEAERIGVDHVARMTATGTGENSTVAEHLIAQHSAIKMLHSRVRIILEYVKAVDAGEVPFNHEILREANALCHRLPVLSTIAFKTDFYDQCNDVGLMAYLGSITKTCNSMNQFINKFNVLYDRQGIGRRMRGLFF, from the exons ATGCGTGGTTCATCGGACAAGATGGCGACGAGCAatggtggagggatggaggtggacGGCGCCG CCAGCCCCAGCGTCATGGCCTCTGGGCTCACCGGCAGCGTGTCTGTTGCCTTGCATCCACTCGTCATCCTCAATATATCAGATCACTGGATACGGATTCGCTCACAGGAGGGGCGGCCGATGCAGG TGATTGGAGCCCTGATTGGGAAACAGGAAGGTAGAAACATTGAGGTGATGAACTCCTTCGAGCTGCTCTCCCACACCGTAGACGAGCGAGCACATATCGACAAAGAGTACTACTACACCAAGGAAGAACAAT TCAAACAGGTGTTCAAAGAGATGGAGTTCCTGGGCTGGTACACTACAGGAGGTCCACCAGAACAATCTGACATCCATATTCATAAGCAG ATCTGTGAGATCATCGAGAGTCCTCTGTTCCTGAAACTCAACCCGTtgaccaaacacacagat cTTCCTGTTACAGTTTTCGAGTCAGTGATCGACATAATCAATGGCGAG GCCACCATGTTGTTTGCGGAGCTCACCTACACGCTGGCCActgaggaggcagagaggatcGGCGTCGACCACGTGGCTCGCATGACCGCCACGGGCACGGGCGAGAACTCCACCG TGGCCGAACACCTCATCGCGCAGCACAGTGCCATCAAGATGCTCCACAGCCGAGTGAGGATAATCCTGGAGTACGTGAAGGCGGTGGATGCAG GCGAGGTGCCGTTTAACCATGAGATCCTCCGGGAGGCCAACGCTCTGTGCCATCGACTGCCAGTTCTCAGCACCATCGCATTCAAAACAGACTTCTACGAT CAATGCAACGACGTCGGCCTCATGGCCTACTTGGGGTCCATCACCAAGACGTGCAACAGCATGAACCAGTTCATCAACAAGTTCAACGTGCTGTACGACCGGCAGGGGATCGGCCGCAGGATGAGAGGACTCTTCTTCTGA
- the LOC132466110 gene encoding uncharacterized protein LOC132466110, whose translation MIFPLWLAVAVCCLTWLPGLLDAKSLLDVINQEDVVGPPISIGSARANDFLTRSRPKRNVDPRWHRGNPDFQSFYRYYSSIGHTEGLYEIDRLRMLYQQMRSLEQVYGPDATHYQNKLGMPVAAQCDPATDKKCKYLPPPPPAVKGRFLPEELPATPPPGTPPPPPQPLMSQADVLYLCNPKDPLCKPHIVYLPTGAIPVLCDPRYHPTCKLQKTPPPPPPPPAPKAYAPPPPSMVIIKKSSPPGPLRSFKGMEYDCDPYWDPDCLIDHPPRPVQGKVALVPRPPALPVEVEEAPAPPPPPPPPPMKKMAPHPYALFYPNAYNPVDDLYDQARFHYPQPADEPVEDGQ comes from the exons ATGATCTTTCCCTTGTGGCTCGCAGTGGCCGTATGCTGCCTCACATGGCTTCCAG GTTTGCTCGATGCCAAATCCTTATTGGATGTCATCAACCAGGAGG ATGTGGTGGGTCCTCCGATCAGCATCGGCTCCGCACGGGCCAACGACTTCCTCACCCGCTCCCGACCCAAGCGCAACGTGGACCCCAGATGGCACCGAGGCAACCCCGACTTCCAGTCCTTCTACCGCTACTACAGCAGCATCGGACACACCGAGGGG CTCTATGAGATCGACAGGCTGAGGATGCTCTACCAGCAGATGCGGAGCCTGGAGCAGGTCTACGGGCCGGACGCCACCCACTACCAGAACAAGCTGGGCATGCCCGTCGCCGCCCAGTGCGACCCGGCCACCGACAAGAAGTGCAAATacctcccgcctccccccccggcCGTGAAGGGCCGGTTCCTGCCAGAGGAGCTCCCCgccacccctccccctggcacccctccccctcccccccagcccctgatGTCCCAGGCGGACGTGCTGTACCTGTGCAACCCCAAGGACCCCCTCTGCAAGCCGCACATCGTGTACCTCCCCACGGGCGCCATACCGGTGCTCTGCGACCCCCGCTACCACCCCACCTGCAAGCTCCAGAAGacccctccgccgccgccgccgccgccggcccccaAGGCGtacgcccccccgcccccgtccatGGTGATCATCAAGAAGTCGTCCCCGCCCGGCCCCCTCCGCTCCTTCAAGGGCATGGAGTACGACTGCGACCCCTACTGGGACCCCGACTGCCTGATCGACCACCCGCCCCGCCCCGTCCAGGGCAAGGTGGCGCTGGTCCCCCGGCCTCCCGCCTTACccgtggaggtggaggaagccCCCGCgccgccccctccaccacccccccccccaatgaagAAGATGGCCCCCCACCCGTACGCCCTCTTCTACCCCAACGCCTACAACCCCGTGGACGACCTGTACGACCAGGCCCGCTTCCACTACCCGCAGCCCGCCGACGAGCCCGTCGAAGACGGCCAGTAG
- the mcm7 gene encoding DNA replication licensing factor MCM7 isoform X3, which produces MEDPELVESICENAKRYTGLFADSIHELLPEYRERDTVARDSLDVYIEHRLMMEQRGRDPADTRDARNQYPAELMRRFEVYFKTPGTSKPKVVRDVRADSIGHLVSVRGIVTRATEVKPMMAVATYTCDQCGAETYQPIQSPTFMPLIMCPGQECVTNKSGGRLYLQTRGSKFVKFQELRIQEHSDQVPVGNIPRSMAVYARGENTRVTQPGDHVAVTGVFLPLLRTGFKQAVQGLLSETYLEAHGITLMNKTEDDELGTGDLSEEEMREITADGFYEKLSGSIAPEIYGHEDVKKALLLLLVGGVQQAPKGMKIRGTINICLMGDPGVAKSQLLCYIDRLAPRSQYTTGRGSSGVGLTAAVMKDPLTGEMTLEGGALVLADQGVCCIDEFDKMADADRTAIHEVMEQQTISIAKAGIMTSLNARCSILAAANPAYGRYNPRKTLEQNIQLPAALLSRFDLLWLIQDKPDAEADLRLAQHITYVHQHCRQPPTHFTPIDMKLMRRYVARCQTRQPVVPQDLAEYITAAYVEMRKEARVSKDTTFTSARTLLSILRLSTALARLRNEDVVGKEDVNEAMRLMEMSKDSLQTDKSGTTRTQRPADVIFSLLRELATEGKGGRGGSGGVVRMADAEQRCVTRGFTPAQFQEALEEYEELNVWQVNQGRSRITFV; this is translated from the exons ATGGAGGACCCCGAGCTGGTGGAGAGCATCTGTGAGAACGCCAAGCGCTACACGGGCCTGTTCGCAGACAGCATCCACGAGCTGCTCCCGGAGTACAGGGAGAGGGAC ACCGTGGCCAGAGACTCGCTGGATGTGTACATCGAGCACAGGCTGATGATGGAGCAGAGGGGTCGTGACCCCGCCGACACCCGGGATGCTCGCAACCAGTACCCCGCTGAGCTGATGAGACGTTT CGAGGTGTACTTCAAGACGCCCGGAACGTCCAAGCCCAAGGTGGTCCGGGACGTGCGCGCCGACAGCATCGGCCACCTCGTCTCCGTGCGCGGCATCGTGACCCGTGCCACCGAGGTCAAGCCCATGATGGCCGTTGCCACCTACACCTGCGACCAGTGCGGTGCGGAGACCTACCAGCCG atCCAGTCCCCAACCTTCATGCCCCTCATCATGTGCCCCGGGCAGGAGTGCGTGACCAACAAGTCCGGGGGCCGCCTCTACCTGCAGACCAGAGGGTCAAAGTTCGTCAAGTTCCAGGAGCTTCGCATCCAGGAGCAC AGCGACCAGGTGCCCGTGGGGAACATCCCCAGGAGCATGGCGGTGTACGCCCGCGGGGAGAACACGCGCGTGACCCAGCCGGGCGACCACGTGGCCGTCACCGGGGTCTTCCTGCCCCTGCTGCGCACCGGCTTCAAACAGGCCGTCCAG GGTCTTCTGTCAGAGACGTACCTGGAAGCACACGGCATCACGCTCATGAACAAAACCGAGGATGACGAACTGGGCACCGGGGATCTGAGCGAAGAGGAGATGCGTGAAATCACAG CCGACGGGTTCTACGAGAAGCTGTCGGGCTCCATCGCCCCGGAGATCTACGGCCACGAGGACGTCAAGAAggccctcctcctgctgctcgtGGGGGGGGTGCAGCAGGCCCCCAAAGGCATGAAGATCAGAG GAACCATCAACATCTGTCTCATGGGAGATCCTGGTGTGGCCAAGTCCCAGCTGCTGTGTTACATCGACCGCTTGGCTCCTCGCA gccagtACACCACGGGCCGCGGCTCCTCCGGCGTGGGGCTGACGGCGGCCGTCATGAAGGACCCCCTCACCGGGGAGATGACCCTCGAGGGAGGGGCCCTGGTGCTGGCCGACCAGGGCGTCTGCTGCATCGACGAGTTCGACAAGATGGCCGACGCCGACCGCACAGCCATCCATGAGGTGATGGAGCAGCAGACCATCTCCATCGCCAAG GCGGGCATCATGACCTCCCTCAACGCCCGCTGCTCCATCCTGGCGGCGGCCAACCCGGCGTACGGCCGCTACAACCCCCGCAAGACGCTGGAGCAGAACATCCAGCTGCCCGCCGCGCTGCTGTCCCGCTTCGACCTGCTGTGGCTGATCCAGGACAAGCCGGACGCCGAGGCGGACCTGCGTCTCGCCCAGCACATCACCTACGTGCACCAGCACTGCCGGCAGCCGCCCACCCACTTCACCCCCATCGACATGAAGCTCATGAG gcgctACGTGGCCCGCTGCCAGACCAGGCAGCCCGTGGTGCCTCAGGACCTGGCCGAGTACATCACCGCCGCCTACGTGGAGATGAGGAAGGAGGCGCGCGTCAGCAAGGACACCACCTTCACCTCGGCCCGAACCCTGCTCTCCATCCTCCGCCTGTCCACTGCACTG GCACGTCTCCGCAACGAGGACGTGGTGGGGAAGGAGGACGTGAACGAGGCCATGCGGCTGATGGAGATGTCCAAGGACTCGCTGCAGACGGACAAGTCCGGCACCACCAG GACTCAGAGGCCGGCCGACGTCATCTTCTCCCTGCTGAGGGAGCTGGCCACGGAGGGCAAGGGCGGGCGCGGCGGGTCCGGGGGCGTGGTGCGCATGGCGGACGCCGAGCAGCGCTGCGTGACGCGGGGCTTCACCCCCGCCCAGTTCCAGGAGGCGCTGGAGGAGTACGAGGAGCTCAACGTGTGGCAGGTCAACCAGGGCCGCTCCCGCATCACCTtcgtgtga
- the mcm7 gene encoding DNA replication licensing factor MCM7 isoform X1 yields the protein MAPKDYSAEKEKCKKFLQEFYSEDDNGKKVFKYGAQLVALAHREQVALHVDLDDVAMEDPELVESICENAKRYTGLFADSIHELLPEYRERDTVARDSLDVYIEHRLMMEQRGRDPADTRDARNQYPAELMRRFEVYFKTPGTSKPKVVRDVRADSIGHLVSVRGIVTRATEVKPMMAVATYTCDQCGAETYQPIQSPTFMPLIMCPGQECVTNKSGGRLYLQTRGSKFVKFQELRIQEHSDQVPVGNIPRSMAVYARGENTRVTQPGDHVAVTGVFLPLLRTGFKQAVQGLLSETYLEAHGITLMNKTEDDELGTGDLSEEEMREITADGFYEKLSGSIAPEIYGHEDVKKALLLLLVGGVQQAPKGMKIRGTINICLMGDPGVAKSQLLCYIDRLAPRSQYTTGRGSSGVGLTAAVMKDPLTGEMTLEGGALVLADQGVCCIDEFDKMADADRTAIHEVMEQQTISIAKAGIMTSLNARCSILAAANPAYGRYNPRKTLEQNIQLPAALLSRFDLLWLIQDKPDAEADLRLAQHITYVHQHCRQPPTHFTPIDMKLMRRYVARCQTRQPVVPQDLAEYITAAYVEMRKEARVSKDTTFTSARTLLSILRLSTALARLRNEDVVGKEDVNEAMRLMEMSKDSLQTDKSGTTRTQRPADVIFSLLRELATEGKGGRGGSGGVVRMADAEQRCVTRGFTPAQFQEALEEYEELNVWQVNQGRSRITFV from the exons ATGGCTCCGAAGGATTATTCCGCGGAAAAGG AGAAATGCAAGAAGTTCCTGCAGGAATTTTACTCTGAGGATGACAACGGCAAGAAGGTGTTTAAATATGGAGCCCAGCTT GTGGCCCTGGCCCACAGGGAGCAGGTGGCGCTGCATGTGGACCTGGACGACGTGGCCATGGAGGACCCCGAGCTGGTGGAGAGCATCTGTGAGAACGCCAAGCGCTACACGGGCCTGTTCGCAGACAGCATCCACGAGCTGCTCCCGGAGTACAGGGAGAGGGAC ACCGTGGCCAGAGACTCGCTGGATGTGTACATCGAGCACAGGCTGATGATGGAGCAGAGGGGTCGTGACCCCGCCGACACCCGGGATGCTCGCAACCAGTACCCCGCTGAGCTGATGAGACGTTT CGAGGTGTACTTCAAGACGCCCGGAACGTCCAAGCCCAAGGTGGTCCGGGACGTGCGCGCCGACAGCATCGGCCACCTCGTCTCCGTGCGCGGCATCGTGACCCGTGCCACCGAGGTCAAGCCCATGATGGCCGTTGCCACCTACACCTGCGACCAGTGCGGTGCGGAGACCTACCAGCCG atCCAGTCCCCAACCTTCATGCCCCTCATCATGTGCCCCGGGCAGGAGTGCGTGACCAACAAGTCCGGGGGCCGCCTCTACCTGCAGACCAGAGGGTCAAAGTTCGTCAAGTTCCAGGAGCTTCGCATCCAGGAGCAC AGCGACCAGGTGCCCGTGGGGAACATCCCCAGGAGCATGGCGGTGTACGCCCGCGGGGAGAACACGCGCGTGACCCAGCCGGGCGACCACGTGGCCGTCACCGGGGTCTTCCTGCCCCTGCTGCGCACCGGCTTCAAACAGGCCGTCCAG GGTCTTCTGTCAGAGACGTACCTGGAAGCACACGGCATCACGCTCATGAACAAAACCGAGGATGACGAACTGGGCACCGGGGATCTGAGCGAAGAGGAGATGCGTGAAATCACAG CCGACGGGTTCTACGAGAAGCTGTCGGGCTCCATCGCCCCGGAGATCTACGGCCACGAGGACGTCAAGAAggccctcctcctgctgctcgtGGGGGGGGTGCAGCAGGCCCCCAAAGGCATGAAGATCAGAG GAACCATCAACATCTGTCTCATGGGAGATCCTGGTGTGGCCAAGTCCCAGCTGCTGTGTTACATCGACCGCTTGGCTCCTCGCA gccagtACACCACGGGCCGCGGCTCCTCCGGCGTGGGGCTGACGGCGGCCGTCATGAAGGACCCCCTCACCGGGGAGATGACCCTCGAGGGAGGGGCCCTGGTGCTGGCCGACCAGGGCGTCTGCTGCATCGACGAGTTCGACAAGATGGCCGACGCCGACCGCACAGCCATCCATGAGGTGATGGAGCAGCAGACCATCTCCATCGCCAAG GCGGGCATCATGACCTCCCTCAACGCCCGCTGCTCCATCCTGGCGGCGGCCAACCCGGCGTACGGCCGCTACAACCCCCGCAAGACGCTGGAGCAGAACATCCAGCTGCCCGCCGCGCTGCTGTCCCGCTTCGACCTGCTGTGGCTGATCCAGGACAAGCCGGACGCCGAGGCGGACCTGCGTCTCGCCCAGCACATCACCTACGTGCACCAGCACTGCCGGCAGCCGCCCACCCACTTCACCCCCATCGACATGAAGCTCATGAG gcgctACGTGGCCCGCTGCCAGACCAGGCAGCCCGTGGTGCCTCAGGACCTGGCCGAGTACATCACCGCCGCCTACGTGGAGATGAGGAAGGAGGCGCGCGTCAGCAAGGACACCACCTTCACCTCGGCCCGAACCCTGCTCTCCATCCTCCGCCTGTCCACTGCACTG GCACGTCTCCGCAACGAGGACGTGGTGGGGAAGGAGGACGTGAACGAGGCCATGCGGCTGATGGAGATGTCCAAGGACTCGCTGCAGACGGACAAGTCCGGCACCACCAG GACTCAGAGGCCGGCCGACGTCATCTTCTCCCTGCTGAGGGAGCTGGCCACGGAGGGCAAGGGCGGGCGCGGCGGGTCCGGGGGCGTGGTGCGCATGGCGGACGCCGAGCAGCGCTGCGTGACGCGGGGCTTCACCCCCGCCCAGTTCCAGGAGGCGCTGGAGGAGTACGAGGAGCTCAACGTGTGGCAGGTCAACCAGGGCCGCTCCCGCATCACCTtcgtgtga
- the mcm7 gene encoding DNA replication licensing factor MCM7 isoform X2 yields the protein MLGLVLFTIKKCKKFLQEFYSEDDNGKKVFKYGAQLVALAHREQVALHVDLDDVAMEDPELVESICENAKRYTGLFADSIHELLPEYRERDTVARDSLDVYIEHRLMMEQRGRDPADTRDARNQYPAELMRRFEVYFKTPGTSKPKVVRDVRADSIGHLVSVRGIVTRATEVKPMMAVATYTCDQCGAETYQPIQSPTFMPLIMCPGQECVTNKSGGRLYLQTRGSKFVKFQELRIQEHSDQVPVGNIPRSMAVYARGENTRVTQPGDHVAVTGVFLPLLRTGFKQAVQGLLSETYLEAHGITLMNKTEDDELGTGDLSEEEMREITADGFYEKLSGSIAPEIYGHEDVKKALLLLLVGGVQQAPKGMKIRGTINICLMGDPGVAKSQLLCYIDRLAPRSQYTTGRGSSGVGLTAAVMKDPLTGEMTLEGGALVLADQGVCCIDEFDKMADADRTAIHEVMEQQTISIAKAGIMTSLNARCSILAAANPAYGRYNPRKTLEQNIQLPAALLSRFDLLWLIQDKPDAEADLRLAQHITYVHQHCRQPPTHFTPIDMKLMRRYVARCQTRQPVVPQDLAEYITAAYVEMRKEARVSKDTTFTSARTLLSILRLSTALARLRNEDVVGKEDVNEAMRLMEMSKDSLQTDKSGTTRTQRPADVIFSLLRELATEGKGGRGGSGGVVRMADAEQRCVTRGFTPAQFQEALEEYEELNVWQVNQGRSRITFV from the exons ATGTTGGGACTTGTTCTTTTTACGATAA AGAAATGCAAGAAGTTCCTGCAGGAATTTTACTCTGAGGATGACAACGGCAAGAAGGTGTTTAAATATGGAGCCCAGCTT GTGGCCCTGGCCCACAGGGAGCAGGTGGCGCTGCATGTGGACCTGGACGACGTGGCCATGGAGGACCCCGAGCTGGTGGAGAGCATCTGTGAGAACGCCAAGCGCTACACGGGCCTGTTCGCAGACAGCATCCACGAGCTGCTCCCGGAGTACAGGGAGAGGGAC ACCGTGGCCAGAGACTCGCTGGATGTGTACATCGAGCACAGGCTGATGATGGAGCAGAGGGGTCGTGACCCCGCCGACACCCGGGATGCTCGCAACCAGTACCCCGCTGAGCTGATGAGACGTTT CGAGGTGTACTTCAAGACGCCCGGAACGTCCAAGCCCAAGGTGGTCCGGGACGTGCGCGCCGACAGCATCGGCCACCTCGTCTCCGTGCGCGGCATCGTGACCCGTGCCACCGAGGTCAAGCCCATGATGGCCGTTGCCACCTACACCTGCGACCAGTGCGGTGCGGAGACCTACCAGCCG atCCAGTCCCCAACCTTCATGCCCCTCATCATGTGCCCCGGGCAGGAGTGCGTGACCAACAAGTCCGGGGGCCGCCTCTACCTGCAGACCAGAGGGTCAAAGTTCGTCAAGTTCCAGGAGCTTCGCATCCAGGAGCAC AGCGACCAGGTGCCCGTGGGGAACATCCCCAGGAGCATGGCGGTGTACGCCCGCGGGGAGAACACGCGCGTGACCCAGCCGGGCGACCACGTGGCCGTCACCGGGGTCTTCCTGCCCCTGCTGCGCACCGGCTTCAAACAGGCCGTCCAG GGTCTTCTGTCAGAGACGTACCTGGAAGCACACGGCATCACGCTCATGAACAAAACCGAGGATGACGAACTGGGCACCGGGGATCTGAGCGAAGAGGAGATGCGTGAAATCACAG CCGACGGGTTCTACGAGAAGCTGTCGGGCTCCATCGCCCCGGAGATCTACGGCCACGAGGACGTCAAGAAggccctcctcctgctgctcgtGGGGGGGGTGCAGCAGGCCCCCAAAGGCATGAAGATCAGAG GAACCATCAACATCTGTCTCATGGGAGATCCTGGTGTGGCCAAGTCCCAGCTGCTGTGTTACATCGACCGCTTGGCTCCTCGCA gccagtACACCACGGGCCGCGGCTCCTCCGGCGTGGGGCTGACGGCGGCCGTCATGAAGGACCCCCTCACCGGGGAGATGACCCTCGAGGGAGGGGCCCTGGTGCTGGCCGACCAGGGCGTCTGCTGCATCGACGAGTTCGACAAGATGGCCGACGCCGACCGCACAGCCATCCATGAGGTGATGGAGCAGCAGACCATCTCCATCGCCAAG GCGGGCATCATGACCTCCCTCAACGCCCGCTGCTCCATCCTGGCGGCGGCCAACCCGGCGTACGGCCGCTACAACCCCCGCAAGACGCTGGAGCAGAACATCCAGCTGCCCGCCGCGCTGCTGTCCCGCTTCGACCTGCTGTGGCTGATCCAGGACAAGCCGGACGCCGAGGCGGACCTGCGTCTCGCCCAGCACATCACCTACGTGCACCAGCACTGCCGGCAGCCGCCCACCCACTTCACCCCCATCGACATGAAGCTCATGAG gcgctACGTGGCCCGCTGCCAGACCAGGCAGCCCGTGGTGCCTCAGGACCTGGCCGAGTACATCACCGCCGCCTACGTGGAGATGAGGAAGGAGGCGCGCGTCAGCAAGGACACCACCTTCACCTCGGCCCGAACCCTGCTCTCCATCCTCCGCCTGTCCACTGCACTG GCACGTCTCCGCAACGAGGACGTGGTGGGGAAGGAGGACGTGAACGAGGCCATGCGGCTGATGGAGATGTCCAAGGACTCGCTGCAGACGGACAAGTCCGGCACCACCAG GACTCAGAGGCCGGCCGACGTCATCTTCTCCCTGCTGAGGGAGCTGGCCACGGAGGGCAAGGGCGGGCGCGGCGGGTCCGGGGGCGTGGTGCGCATGGCGGACGCCGAGCAGCGCTGCGTGACGCGGGGCTTCACCCCCGCCCAGTTCCAGGAGGCGCTGGAGGAGTACGAGGAGCTCAACGTGTGGCAGGTCAACCAGGGCCGCTCCCGCATCACCTtcgtgtga